The Streptomyces sp. NBC_00691 genome has a segment encoding these proteins:
- a CDS encoding LacI family DNA-binding transcriptional regulator, translated as MKRPTMADIARRAGVSKVAVSYALNDQPGVSEATRASIKSIAEELGWRANSAARALTGGRAQAVGLVVRRPARTLGVEPFFMEFISGVEAVLAERSYALMLQMAADQAQEIEVCRRWWGERRVDGVFLMDLLTEDERVGAVREIGLPAVVIGPPEGAGGLPAIWSDDGESVYEIVRYLAALGHRRIARVAGPAGLAHTAARDAALAEACREVGVPAATVVHTDYTGDEGARAARALLIAPERPTAIVFDNDIMAVAALSVAQELGLSIPADVSIVAWDESPLTQVVRPMLSAVTRDIPAYGARSATALLALIGGEDVGSMREGYAHFVPRGSTSPPPSEPGPR; from the coding sequence GTGAAGCGGCCGACGATGGCGGACATCGCACGTCGGGCGGGTGTGTCAAAGGTGGCGGTCTCGTACGCGCTCAACGACCAGCCCGGAGTCTCGGAGGCCACCCGTGCCTCGATCAAGAGCATCGCCGAGGAGCTGGGGTGGCGGGCTAACAGTGCGGCCCGGGCGCTGACCGGCGGGCGGGCGCAGGCGGTCGGGCTGGTTGTGCGGCGGCCGGCGCGGACGCTCGGGGTGGAGCCCTTCTTCATGGAGTTCATCAGCGGTGTGGAGGCGGTGCTCGCCGAGCGTTCGTACGCGCTGATGCTCCAGATGGCGGCCGACCAGGCGCAGGAGATCGAGGTATGCCGGCGCTGGTGGGGCGAGCGCCGAGTCGACGGCGTCTTCCTCATGGACCTGCTGACCGAGGACGAACGGGTCGGAGCGGTCCGGGAGATCGGACTGCCCGCGGTCGTGATCGGGCCGCCGGAGGGGGCCGGGGGCCTGCCGGCCATCTGGTCGGACGACGGCGAGAGCGTGTACGAGATCGTGCGGTACCTGGCGGCTCTGGGGCATCGGCGGATCGCGCGGGTGGCGGGCCCTGCCGGGCTCGCGCACACGGCGGCCCGCGACGCAGCGCTCGCTGAGGCATGCCGGGAGGTCGGCGTCCCGGCGGCGACGGTCGTGCACACGGACTACACCGGGGACGAGGGCGCGCGGGCCGCGCGGGCCCTCCTGATCGCGCCCGAACGGCCGACGGCCATCGTCTTCGACAACGACATCATGGCGGTGGCTGCGCTGTCGGTGGCACAGGAGCTGGGCCTGTCGATCCCCGCCGACGTGTCGATCGTGGCCTGGGACGAGTCTCCGCTGACGCAGGTGGTGCGCCCGATGCTGTCGGCGGTCACCCGCGACATCCCGGCGTACGGGGCCCGCTCCGCGACCGCGCTGCTCGCCCTGATCGGCGGGGAGGACGTCGGCAGCATGCGCGAGGGGTACGCACACTTCGTGCCCCGGGGCAGCACCTCTCCCCCGCCGTCGGAGCCGGGCCCGCGCTGA
- a CDS encoding carbohydrate ABC transporter permease, which produces MTSPDLTAAPARPARSARRRLPVGGVLTYLSLIVASVVVLLPLAVVFLTSLKTSEEVGEGSALSLPGNWLNLDNYVTAFNDGKMLTAFGNTAFILVFSIGGTVVIGSMTAYAVDRFDFRGKKLVMAGFLIATLVPSVTTQVATFQVINSFGLIDTRWAPILLYMGTDIVSVYIFLQFIRGIPVSLDEAARLDGANAFTIYRKIIFPLLKPAIATVVIIKGITTYNDFYIPFLYMHSEDLGTISTALFRFKGPFGAHWEAISAGAILVIVPTLIVFLILQRWIYNGFAQGATK; this is translated from the coding sequence ATGACCTCCCCCGACCTCACCGCCGCCCCGGCCCGTCCGGCTCGCTCCGCCCGCCGGCGCCTGCCCGTCGGCGGCGTGCTGACCTACCTGTCGCTGATCGTGGCCTCGGTGGTCGTGCTGCTCCCGCTGGCGGTCGTCTTCCTCACCTCGCTGAAGACCTCGGAGGAGGTGGGCGAGGGCAGCGCGCTGTCCCTGCCGGGAAACTGGCTGAACCTCGACAACTACGTCACGGCGTTCAACGACGGCAAGATGCTCACGGCCTTCGGGAACACCGCGTTCATCCTCGTCTTCTCCATCGGCGGCACGGTGGTCATCGGGTCGATGACCGCGTACGCCGTCGACCGCTTCGACTTCCGCGGCAAGAAGCTCGTGATGGCCGGCTTCCTGATCGCCACCCTCGTGCCCAGCGTCACCACCCAGGTCGCGACCTTCCAGGTGATCAACAGCTTCGGCCTGATCGACACCCGGTGGGCCCCGATCCTCCTCTACATGGGCACCGACATCGTCTCGGTCTACATCTTCCTGCAGTTCATCCGGGGCATCCCCGTCTCACTCGACGAGGCCGCCCGGCTCGACGGTGCCAACGCCTTCACCATCTACCGGAAGATCATCTTCCCGCTGCTCAAGCCCGCCATCGCCACCGTCGTCATCATCAAGGGGATCACCACTTACAACGACTTCTACATCCCCTTTCTCTACATGCACTCCGAGGACCTGGGGACCATCTCCACAGCTCTCTTCCGCTTCAAGGGCCCCTTCGGAGCCCACTGGGAGGCCATCTCCGCCGGAGCGATCCTCGTCATCGTCCCGACGCTGATCGTCTTTCTGATCCTCCAGCGGTGGATCTACAACGGCTTCGCCCAGGGAGCCACCAAGTAG